From the Hymenobacter yonginensis genome, one window contains:
- a CDS encoding homoserine kinase, producing the protein MTDSVTVYSPATVANVVCGFDVLGFALAAPFDTMHLRRTPEPGVVILNEDDYDLPTEPAHNVAGAALLALLRATGEPLGFEMRIKKGIKPGSGIGSSAASAAGAVVAANRLLNDRFSPEELVQFAMFGEEVASGARHADNIAPAIYGGFTLIRSADPLDIVPLQAPPLHVTVVHPQIEVRTADARRILRQQVPLKDAIRQWGNVAGLVAGLLQSDYDLIGRSLEDVIVEPVRSILIPGFAAVKAASLAAGALGGGISGSGPSVFMLSRDEATAQAVAQAMRGVYQPLGVDFHIHVTSLSPVGVRFAV; encoded by the coding sequence ATGACCGATTCCGTTACCGTTTACTCGCCGGCTACCGTGGCCAATGTGGTGTGCGGGTTTGATGTGCTGGGCTTCGCGCTGGCCGCACCCTTCGACACCATGCACCTGCGCCGCACGCCGGAGCCGGGCGTAGTCATTCTCAACGAAGACGACTACGACCTGCCCACAGAGCCTGCCCACAACGTGGCCGGGGCGGCGCTGCTGGCGCTGCTCCGGGCCACCGGCGAGCCGCTGGGCTTCGAGATGCGCATCAAAAAAGGCATCAAGCCGGGCAGCGGCATCGGGAGCAGCGCGGCCAGCGCGGCGGGGGCGGTGGTGGCTGCTAACCGCCTGCTCAACGACCGGTTCAGCCCGGAAGAGCTGGTGCAGTTTGCCATGTTCGGGGAGGAAGTGGCCAGCGGCGCCCGCCACGCCGACAACATCGCGCCGGCCATCTACGGCGGCTTCACCCTCATCCGCTCCGCCGACCCGCTCGACATCGTACCGCTGCAGGCGCCGCCCCTGCACGTGACGGTGGTGCACCCGCAGATTGAGGTGCGCACCGCCGACGCCCGCCGGATTCTGCGCCAGCAGGTGCCGCTGAAAGACGCCATCCGGCAGTGGGGCAACGTAGCCGGGCTGGTGGCCGGCCTGCTGCAATCCGACTACGACCTGATTGGCCGCTCTCTGGAAGACGTCATCGTGGAGCCCGTGCGCAGCATTCTGATTCCGGGCTTTGCGGCCGTGAAGGCGGCCAGCCTGGCGGCCGGGGCGCTGGGCGGCGGCATTTCCGGCTCCGGCCCCTCGGTGTTCATGCTCAGCCGCGACGAAGCCACGGCCCAGGCCGTAGCCCAGGCCATGCGCGGCGTGTACCAGCCGCTGGGGGTGGATTTTCACATTCACGTCACGAGCCTCAGCCCGGTGGGCGTGCGGTTTGCCGTTTGA
- the thrC gene encoding threonine synthase has product MRYYSLNHQSPTVDFREATIAGQAPDGGLYFPEQIPRFSAEFLTRLPALPRAEVAYEVIRPYVGACIPEDELRRICAETVDFEFPLVPVSDRISALELFHGPTLAFKDVGARFMSRCLGYFSRRQAAPITVLVATSGDTGGAVADGFLGVPGVEVVILYPSGKVSPLQEKQLTTLGQNITALEVRGNFDDCQQLVKQAFLDATVTQRRQLTSANSINVARWLPQQFYYLFALQQWTHAAPPVVAVPSGNFGNLCAGLLAHASGLPIGHFIAACNANDAVADYLRTGAFAARPAVATLSNAMDVGNPSNFGRILELFGQQHAALSALVSGATITDADTQATIRRTYQHTSYLPDPHGAVALLALENHLAEHPDARGFFLETAHPIKFPEVVEPVIGAAVPVPDSVQGLLSKPKQSILLEPRYEALQEFLLR; this is encoded by the coding sequence ATGCGCTACTACAGCCTCAATCACCAGTCGCCTACCGTTGATTTCCGGGAAGCCACCATTGCCGGGCAGGCGCCCGACGGCGGCCTGTACTTCCCGGAGCAGATTCCGCGCTTCTCCGCCGAATTCCTGACCCGGCTGCCAGCCCTGCCCCGCGCCGAAGTCGCCTACGAAGTCATCCGGCCCTACGTGGGCGCCTGCATCCCGGAAGACGAGCTGCGCCGAATCTGTGCCGAAACCGTGGACTTTGAGTTTCCGCTAGTGCCGGTTTCCGACCGAATTTCGGCGCTGGAGCTGTTTCACGGGCCCACGCTGGCCTTCAAGGATGTGGGCGCGCGGTTTATGAGCCGCTGCTTGGGCTACTTTTCGCGGCGGCAGGCGGCGCCCATCACGGTACTGGTGGCCACCTCCGGCGACACCGGCGGGGCCGTGGCCGACGGGTTTCTGGGCGTGCCGGGCGTGGAAGTGGTGATTCTGTATCCGTCGGGCAAAGTGAGCCCGCTGCAGGAAAAGCAGCTCACCACGCTCGGCCAGAACATCACGGCCCTGGAGGTGCGCGGCAACTTCGACGACTGCCAGCAGCTGGTGAAGCAGGCGTTTCTGGATGCCACGGTGACGCAGCGCCGGCAGTTGACCTCCGCTAATTCCATCAACGTGGCGCGCTGGCTGCCGCAGCAGTTCTACTACCTGTTTGCGCTGCAGCAGTGGACGCACGCCGCGCCGCCGGTGGTAGCCGTGCCCAGCGGTAACTTCGGCAACCTGTGCGCCGGGCTGCTGGCCCACGCCTCGGGGCTGCCCATCGGCCACTTCATAGCCGCCTGCAATGCCAACGACGCCGTGGCCGACTACCTGCGCACTGGCGCATTTGCGGCCCGGCCGGCCGTGGCCACGCTTTCCAACGCCATGGACGTAGGCAACCCCAGCAACTTCGGGCGCATTCTGGAGCTGTTCGGGCAGCAGCATGCGGCCCTGAGCGCGCTGGTCAGCGGCGCCACCATCACCGATGCCGACACTCAGGCGACCATCCGGCGCACCTACCAGCACACCAGCTACCTGCCCGACCCGCACGGCGCCGTGGCCCTACTGGCGCTGGAAAACCATCTGGCCGAACACCCAGACGCCCGCGGCTTCTTCCTGGAAACGGCCCACCCCATCAAGTTCCCGGAAGTGGTGGAGCCAGTGATTGGGGCGGCCGTGCCGGTGCCGGATTCGGTGCAGGGCTTGCTGTCGAAGCCCAAGCAAAGCATTCTGCTGGAGCCGCGCTATGAGGCGCTGCAGGAGTTTTTGCTGCGCTGA
- a CDS encoding c-type heme family protein, giving the protein MMRHFLRAAGAALLLLAAACRPDQIEHLRESKRIGAEAENWVVKRIMPEDLLRATRWAGDSLTRHADRELLRVLREKLAEGGVATALPYCRPETFPGVDSVAKTLQASPRRLSSKPRNPAALTALTASDLQPDTARQVARSNAETFFYQRPIIANDALCLRCHGTVGQDLSAADYALIRKQFPQDRATGYALGEPMGVWRFTLQRPGVAEFWTMKTRKIPKRRKLF; this is encoded by the coding sequence ATGATGCGCCATTTCCTTCGTGCCGCCGGGGCCGCTTTGCTGCTGCTGGCCGCCGCCTGCCGTCCCGACCAGATTGAGCACCTGCGTGAAAGCAAGCGCATCGGGGCCGAGGCCGAAAACTGGGTGGTGAAGCGCATCATGCCCGAAGACCTGCTCCGCGCCACCCGCTGGGCCGGCGACTCGCTCACCCGCCACGCCGACCGTGAGCTGCTGCGCGTGTTGCGCGAAAAGCTCGCCGAGGGCGGTGTGGCTACCGCCCTGCCCTACTGCCGCCCCGAAACCTTTCCCGGCGTCGACTCGGTGGCCAAAACCCTGCAAGCCAGTCCCCGGCGCCTGAGCAGCAAGCCCCGCAACCCCGCCGCCCTTACGGCCCTCACCGCCTCCGACCTGCAGCCCGACACCGCCCGCCAGGTGGCCCGCTCCAACGCAGAGACGTTCTTCTACCAGCGCCCCATCATCGCCAACGATGCCCTATGTCTGCGCTGCCACGGCACAGTAGGCCAGGACCTTAGCGCCGCCGATTACGCCCTCATCCGCAAGCAGTTTCCGCAGGACCGGGCCACCGGCTACGCGCTGGGCGAGCCCATGGGCGTGTGGCGCTTCACGCTCCAGCGCCCTGGCGTGGCCGAGTTCTGGACCATGAAAACCCGCAAGATTCCCAAGCGCCGCAAGCTGTTTTAG
- a CDS encoding toxin-antitoxin system YwqK family antitoxin translates to MNRYCYSLLLLFCFSLGPARAQTAALPKAKLNDCYRVVGKDSVVFYYSDEYVLTPPGCATIRRHVRLDSAGRFQGFVRDYRLTNNVLLVQGAYRAGRKEGLFEIYHPNGELATRGRYLQGREVGDWAYWYPTGRPRQILSFRDGRAPLIQQFWDETGTQLVKDGNGTWYRNELGLNLSGAVLQGAPDGRWVLRRLANDAVVVREIFRKGYFSSGVVVDTLETYQDESRLEIADWDAYSQGEVYTLSKVCQ, encoded by the coding sequence TTGAACCGCTACTGTTACTCCCTGCTGCTACTGTTCTGTTTCAGCCTCGGGCCGGCCCGGGCCCAGACGGCCGCCCTGCCCAAAGCCAAGCTCAACGACTGCTACCGGGTGGTAGGCAAAGACAGCGTAGTGTTCTACTACTCCGACGAGTACGTGCTGACGCCGCCCGGCTGCGCCACCATCCGCCGCCACGTGCGCCTCGACAGCGCCGGCCGCTTCCAGGGCTTCGTGCGCGACTACCGCCTGACAAACAATGTGCTGCTGGTGCAGGGCGCCTACCGGGCCGGGCGCAAAGAGGGCCTGTTCGAGATTTATCACCCCAACGGCGAGCTGGCCACGCGCGGCCGCTACCTGCAGGGCCGGGAAGTCGGCGACTGGGCCTACTGGTACCCCACGGGCCGCCCCCGCCAAATCCTGAGCTTCCGCGACGGCCGCGCGCCCCTCATCCAGCAGTTCTGGGACGAAACCGGCACCCAGCTCGTTAAAGACGGCAACGGCACCTGGTACCGCAACGAGCTGGGCTTGAACCTGTCGGGCGCGGTGCTACAGGGCGCCCCGGATGGCCGCTGGGTGCTGCGCCGCCTCGCCAACGACGCCGTGGTAGTGCGGGAGATTTTTCGGAAAGGCTACTTCAGCAGCGGCGTTGTAGTCGACACGCTGGAAACCTACCAGGACGAGTCGCGCCTGGAAATTGCCGACTGGGACGCCTATAGCCAGGGCGAAGTGTACACGCTCAGTAAGGTGTGCCAATAG
- a CDS encoding protoporphyrinogen/coproporphyrinogen oxidase, with the protein MTASLPDSAPIVIIGAGMAGLTCANYLHRAGRAVVVLEAAEAVGGRVRTDVTPEGFRLDRGFQVLLTKYPEVQRLLDYGALDLKAFRSGAVIRLASGQETTLRNPLRQPVAALPAVVSPIGTLFDKLRIASLARHVTSHSNEDLLNRPSTDTLTFLRRYGWSEQIIDNFFRPFFGGVFLDRGLTTASNFFEFVFKQFVEGDAVVPALGMQQIPEQLAARLPAGTVRLHSPAIALEGTTVHLRGGETLQAAAVVVATEGNTASELLPALPQAPATAWRRTTCTYFSAPASPGRHDKLLRLNAVPGQLAHNVCFPSDVASAYAPAGRTLVSVSTHGEHGLPETTLTTTLRAELMLWFGEEVSQWEHLRTYDLPYALPVYPAGQPVQQPQRISPTLYRCGDVTSYPSLNAAMASGREVAEMILNG; encoded by the coding sequence ATGACTGCTTCTCTTCCTGACTCCGCGCCCATCGTTATCATCGGGGCTGGCATGGCCGGCCTGACCTGTGCCAACTACCTGCACCGTGCCGGCCGCGCCGTGGTGGTGCTGGAAGCCGCCGAGGCCGTGGGCGGCCGCGTCCGCACCGATGTTACGCCCGAAGGTTTTCGCCTCGACCGCGGCTTCCAAGTGCTGCTGACCAAATATCCCGAGGTGCAACGCCTGCTCGACTACGGTGCCCTCGATCTGAAAGCGTTTCGCTCGGGCGCGGTCATCCGGCTTGCCTCGGGCCAGGAAACCACCCTGCGCAACCCGTTGCGGCAGCCGGTGGCGGCCCTGCCGGCCGTGGTATCGCCCATCGGTACGCTCTTCGACAAGCTGCGCATTGCCAGCCTGGCCCGCCACGTGACCAGCCACAGCAACGAAGACCTGCTGAACCGCCCCTCCACCGACACCCTGACGTTTCTGCGCCGCTACGGCTGGAGCGAGCAAATCATCGACAACTTCTTCCGGCCGTTTTTTGGGGGCGTGTTCCTGGATCGGGGCCTGACCACGGCCAGCAACTTCTTTGAGTTTGTGTTCAAGCAGTTTGTGGAAGGCGACGCCGTGGTGCCGGCGCTGGGCATGCAGCAGATTCCGGAGCAGCTGGCTGCCCGCCTGCCCGCCGGCACCGTGCGCCTCCACTCGCCGGCCATCGCCCTGGAGGGCACCACCGTGCACCTGCGCGGCGGCGAAACGCTGCAGGCCGCCGCTGTGGTAGTGGCCACCGAAGGCAACACCGCGTCGGAGTTGCTGCCGGCACTGCCCCAGGCCCCGGCCACCGCTTGGCGCCGTACCACCTGCACCTACTTCTCGGCGCCCGCCTCGCCGGGCCGCCACGACAAGCTGCTGCGCCTCAACGCCGTGCCTGGGCAGCTGGCGCACAACGTCTGCTTTCCGTCGGATGTGGCCTCGGCTTATGCGCCGGCGGGCCGCACGCTGGTGTCGGTGAGCACCCACGGCGAGCATGGCCTGCCCGAAACCACCCTCACCACCACGCTACGCGCCGAGCTGATGCTATGGTTTGGTGAGGAAGTGAGCCAGTGGGAGCACCTGCGCACCTACGACCTGCCTTACGCTCTGCCCGTGTACCCGGCCGGCCAGCCCGTGCAGCAGCCCCAGCGCATCAGCCCTACTCTCTACCGCTGTGGCGACGTCACGTCGTACCCCTCGCTGAACGCCGCCATGGCCTCCGGACGCGAAGTAGCGGAGATGATTTTGAATGGTTAA
- a CDS encoding exodeoxyribonuclease III — translation MQIISYNVNGLRSALSKGLLDWVREAQPDVLCVQEIKAGREPLDVSGFAALGYEAYLHPAQKPGYSGVATFTKQTPTAVVVGCGTDLYDAEGRVLRLDFDEVSVLNVYMPSGTSGPERQAFKVEWLHFFRTYVRQLRAEGRQLVIGGDFNCCQTAIDLHNPKANQNSPGYTPEERQWFKDFLADGYTDSFRHQHGDATGHYSWWSYRTGSRARNVGWRLDHLLVDAELLPRLTGAGLLPDAVHSDHCPVWVEVNG, via the coding sequence ATGCAAATCATCAGCTACAACGTCAATGGCCTGCGTTCGGCTCTGAGCAAGGGGCTGCTGGACTGGGTGAGGGAAGCGCAGCCCGACGTGCTATGCGTACAGGAAATAAAGGCGGGGCGCGAGCCGCTGGACGTGTCGGGGTTTGCGGCGCTGGGCTATGAGGCGTATCTGCATCCGGCCCAAAAGCCCGGCTACAGCGGCGTGGCCACGTTCACGAAGCAGACGCCCACGGCCGTGGTGGTGGGCTGCGGCACCGACCTCTACGACGCCGAAGGCCGCGTGCTGCGGCTGGATTTCGATGAGGTATCGGTGCTGAACGTGTACATGCCGTCGGGTACGAGCGGGCCGGAGCGGCAGGCGTTTAAGGTGGAGTGGCTGCACTTCTTCCGCACGTACGTGCGGCAGCTGCGCGCCGAAGGCCGCCAGCTTGTCATTGGTGGCGACTTCAACTGCTGCCAGACCGCCATCGACCTGCACAACCCCAAGGCCAACCAGAACAGCCCCGGCTACACGCCCGAGGAGCGCCAGTGGTTCAAGGATTTTCTGGCCGACGGCTACACCGATTCGTTCCGGCACCAGCACGGCGATGCGACGGGCCACTACTCCTGGTGGAGCTACCGCACCGGCTCCCGGGCCCGCAATGTCGGCTGGCGCCTCGACCATCTGCTGGTTGATGCGGAGCTGCTGCCCCGCCTCACCGGCGCCGGCCTGCTCCCGGACGCCGTCCATTCCGACCATTGCCCGGTGTGGGTGGAGGTGAACGGTTAA
- a CDS encoding carboxymuconolactone decarboxylase family protein, with the protein MSQVTEFNEYRQRMNEKIMAADNKVIKRFFNLDTNTYQAGAVDVKTKEMLGLACSMVLRCDDCIKYHLGKCFEEKLTDEEIYEVFAIANLIGGSIVIPHFRRAVEYWEILKTEAVEAAPEHHHEA; encoded by the coding sequence ATGTCGCAAGTCACTGAATTCAACGAGTACCGCCAGCGCATGAACGAGAAGATCATGGCGGCCGACAACAAGGTCATCAAGCGCTTCTTCAACCTCGATACCAACACCTACCAGGCCGGCGCCGTGGACGTGAAAACCAAGGAGATGCTGGGCTTGGCCTGCTCCATGGTGCTACGCTGCGACGACTGCATCAAGTACCACCTCGGCAAGTGCTTCGAGGAAAAGCTCACCGACGAGGAAATCTATGAGGTGTTTGCCATTGCCAACCTCATCGGCGGCAGCATCGTGATTCCGCACTTCCGCCGGGCCGTGGAGTACTGGGAAATTCTGAAAACGGAGGCCGTGGAAGCTGCGCCCGAACACCACCACGAGGCATGA
- a CDS encoding ComF family protein, which translates to MRATAATILADFWGLIFPRVCLGCQEPLARGEDHLCTSCRAQLPYTDYHLLPPADNPLARRFWGKLPVRHALSYLRFLRRGRVQHLLHQLKYQGQRDVGLALGRWYGHDLAAAGFTFDLIVPVPLHPRKLAKRGFNQSAPFAEGLAEALHMPWHAAALRRTAHTDSQTRKNRVQRWQNVAEVFEVADVIAIQGKHVLVVDDVLTTGATLEACAAALLAAGATEVSIATIACADR; encoded by the coding sequence ATGCGCGCCACCGCCGCTACTATCCTCGCCGATTTCTGGGGCCTGATTTTCCCGCGCGTGTGCCTGGGCTGCCAGGAGCCGCTGGCCCGCGGCGAAGACCACCTCTGCACCAGCTGCCGCGCCCAGCTCCCCTACACCGACTACCACCTGCTGCCCCCGGCCGATAATCCGCTGGCCCGCCGCTTCTGGGGCAAGCTGCCCGTACGCCACGCCCTGAGCTACCTGCGCTTCCTGCGCCGCGGCCGGGTGCAGCACCTGCTCCACCAGCTCAAGTACCAGGGCCAGCGCGACGTCGGCCTGGCCCTGGGCCGCTGGTACGGCCACGACTTGGCCGCGGCTGGCTTCACCTTCGACCTCATCGTACCCGTGCCGCTGCACCCGCGTAAGCTGGCCAAGCGTGGCTTCAACCAGTCCGCCCCTTTTGCCGAGGGCCTCGCTGAAGCCCTGCACATGCCCTGGCACGCCGCCGCCCTGCGCCGCACCGCCCACACCGACTCCCAGACCCGCAAAAACCGCGTGCAGCGCTGGCAAAACGTCGCCGAAGTATTTGAAGTAGCCGATGTAATAGCCATTCAGGGCAAACACGTACTGGTAGTAGACGACGTGCTGACCACCGGCGCCACCCTCGAAGCCTGCGCCGCCGCGCTGCTGGCCGCCGGCGCCACCGAGGTCAGCATCGCCACCATTGCCTGCGCGGATCGCTGA
- the gldJ gene encoding gliding motility lipoprotein GldJ gives MNFSKYLRFAVVGACALASCKSGPPTATKPGKYSSTTGIDYNTEEGMKVADYAGIPEGPGLIFIEGGRTVLGSQEEDVTMTHDNVERTVTIASFYMDEAEVANIHWLEYLHFIRKDSSEEFYQSALPDTTVWARELSFNDPYVDYYLRYPGFRFFPVVGVSWLQANDYCTWRTSKVNETLAGNSEESSGGGGLFKRKKKGDAAEGTDSEGKPKISIENGNTLPNYRLPTEAEWEYAAQALVGTQETGNENQENKRIYPWDGRQVRNSYGGKMGQFLANFKRGRGDYAGIAGSLNDGAMITEYIYAYPPNDYGLYNMSGNVNEWVQDIYRPLSFEDVEDLNPFRRNGFLDPSEKYDKKGYQSLIDDHVRVYKGGSWRDVAYWLSPGTRRFMAEDSATATIGFRCAMINAGSNK, from the coding sequence ATGAATTTTTCCAAGTACCTGCGTTTTGCGGTCGTAGGAGCCTGCGCTTTGGCTTCCTGCAAAAGCGGTCCGCCGACTGCTACTAAACCCGGTAAGTATAGCTCCACTACGGGCATCGATTATAACACCGAGGAAGGGATGAAAGTGGCAGACTACGCCGGCATTCCCGAAGGCCCGGGCCTTATCTTTATTGAAGGCGGCCGTACCGTACTCGGCTCGCAGGAAGAGGACGTGACGATGACCCACGACAACGTGGAGCGCACCGTAACCATCGCCTCGTTCTACATGGACGAAGCCGAAGTAGCCAACATCCACTGGCTGGAATACCTGCACTTTATCCGCAAAGACTCCTCTGAGGAATTCTACCAGTCGGCCCTGCCCGACACCACCGTGTGGGCCCGTGAGCTGTCGTTCAACGACCCGTACGTAGACTACTACCTGCGTTACCCCGGCTTCCGCTTCTTCCCCGTGGTGGGCGTAAGCTGGCTGCAGGCCAACGACTATTGCACCTGGCGTACGTCGAAGGTGAATGAAACGCTGGCCGGCAACTCGGAAGAGAGCAGCGGCGGCGGTGGCCTGTTCAAGCGTAAGAAGAAAGGCGACGCGGCCGAAGGCACCGATTCGGAAGGCAAGCCCAAGATTTCCATCGAAAACGGCAACACGCTGCCCAACTACCGCCTGCCCACCGAGGCAGAGTGGGAGTACGCCGCGCAGGCACTGGTTGGTACGCAGGAAACCGGCAACGAAAACCAGGAAAACAAGCGCATTTACCCATGGGATGGCCGCCAGGTGCGGAACTCCTACGGTGGCAAGATGGGCCAGTTCCTCGCCAACTTCAAGCGTGGCCGCGGTGACTACGCCGGTATTGCCGGTTCGCTCAACGACGGCGCCATGATTACAGAGTACATATACGCCTACCCACCGAACGACTACGGCCTGTACAATATGTCGGGCAACGTGAACGAGTGGGTGCAGGACATCTACCGCCCGCTCTCGTTTGAGGACGTGGAAGATCTGAACCCCTTCCGCCGCAACGGCTTCCTCGACCCTTCGGAGAAGTACGATAAGAAAGGCTACCAGTCGCTGATCGACGACCACGTACGCGTGTACAAAGGTGGTTCGTGGCGCGATGTGGCCTACTGGCTGTCGCCCGGCACGCGCCGCTTTATGGCTGAGGACTCGGCTACGGCCACCATCGGCTTCCGCTGCGCCATGATCAACGCCGGCTCGAACAAGTAA
- a CDS encoding PorP/SprF family type IX secretion system membrane protein, with protein sequence MTGLFRRKIRGRSGRFRRPLLAAVVAVVALPAAAQDLYFAQPYANRLHQNPAFAGLLDDASVTLSYRNQFPTLAGTFTTSQLAADYRLKDQHNSIGLLLNHDRTGGLGYTRFEVGGLYAYQTRLNKALSFSGGLRASYGNQRISYGNLVFGDQLSEDGTTTPTTAEPLDFNPVSYLSVGTGVLLYSQNFWVSVAGHHLNQPDLGFRTQGTLPIRYEVSTGYKHYFLQRTTRQQTREISVTPTAHYVRQGGSERAEAGLYATVTPLTLGAVYRGIPLPGAPRPQQILTAIAGVSVGSFRVGYAYDVALSSLSADLGGAHEITLTLRAFDSLDAAWRRLKRRNSPAPPWPSF encoded by the coding sequence ATGACAGGGCTATTCCGACGCAAAATCAGGGGCCGTTCCGGCCGCTTCCGCCGGCCGCTGCTGGCGGCAGTAGTCGCCGTAGTGGCGCTGCCCGCCGCCGCGCAGGACCTGTACTTTGCCCAGCCTTACGCCAACCGCCTGCACCAGAACCCCGCTTTCGCCGGCCTTCTCGACGATGCCAGCGTCACGCTCAGCTACCGCAACCAGTTCCCCACGCTGGCCGGCACCTTCACCACCAGCCAGCTCGCCGCCGACTACCGCCTCAAGGACCAGCATAACTCCATCGGCCTGCTGCTCAACCACGACCGGACCGGCGGCCTGGGCTACACCCGCTTCGAGGTAGGCGGCCTCTACGCCTACCAGACCCGCCTCAACAAAGCGCTGTCGTTTAGTGGCGGCCTGCGCGCCAGCTACGGCAACCAGCGCATCAGCTACGGCAACCTCGTCTTCGGCGACCAGCTTTCGGAAGACGGCACCACGACGCCCACCACCGCCGAGCCGCTCGATTTCAACCCCGTCAGCTACCTGAGCGTGGGCACGGGCGTGCTGCTCTACTCCCAGAACTTCTGGGTGTCGGTGGCCGGCCACCATCTCAACCAGCCCGACCTCGGTTTCCGCACCCAGGGCACGCTGCCCATCCGCTACGAGGTCAGCACCGGTTACAAGCACTACTTCCTGCAGCGCACCACGCGCCAGCAAACCCGCGAAATAAGTGTCACGCCCACCGCGCATTACGTGCGGCAGGGCGGCTCCGAGCGGGCCGAAGCCGGATTGTACGCAACCGTGACGCCGCTTACGCTGGGCGCCGTCTACCGCGGCATTCCGCTGCCCGGCGCCCCACGCCCGCAGCAGATTCTGACGGCCATTGCGGGCGTCAGCGTGGGCAGCTTCCGGGTTGGATATGCTTACGACGTGGCGCTGAGCAGCTTGAGTGCCGATCTGGGCGGCGCGCATGAAATAACTCTGACCCTGCGGGCGTTTGATTCGCTGGACGCCGCCTGGCGCCGCCTCAAACGTCGAAATTCCCCGGCGCCTCCTTGGCCATCGTTCTGA